The following coding sequences are from one Rathayibacter sp. SW19 window:
- a CDS encoding ABC transporter substrate-binding protein, which produces MNKRTLCAVAVTGALALSLAACSSNSGGSGSAAGANLSAATPTVTMMVGGIDKQIYLPYQLAQSLGYYKKYGVNVQLSTEQSGGVGAEEAMASGQVDLAGAWYVHTVDFQSKGKDVINLVQLSGAPGEREMCGTKSGVHSSADFAGKTLGVTDLGSGTDELTQFLASQHGISRTGYHTLAVGDGSTAIAAIQRGSADCVMTTQPTVGALTTKKLAYTAVDLATTAGATKALGGAWPAAGLLARADWVKSHTDAAQKVVDALVATMHWISTHSAADIANKLPAAFVQNSTITKAQYIAGLTTDKSQFLPDGIMPAGGPKVIFAMEKGNGVDTSKVSIAGTFTNKYAIAANKLEGFTTTTKPAGAAG; this is translated from the coding sequence ATGAACAAGCGCACCCTCTGCGCGGTCGCGGTCACCGGAGCGCTCGCGCTCAGCCTGGCCGCCTGCAGCAGCAATTCTGGCGGATCCGGCAGTGCTGCCGGCGCCAATCTCTCCGCTGCGACCCCCACCGTGACCATGATGGTCGGCGGCATCGACAAGCAGATCTATCTGCCCTACCAGCTTGCGCAGAGCCTCGGCTACTACAAGAAGTACGGCGTGAACGTCCAACTCTCCACGGAGCAAAGCGGTGGGGTCGGCGCTGAGGAGGCGATGGCATCCGGGCAGGTCGACCTGGCCGGCGCATGGTATGTGCACACGGTCGACTTCCAGTCCAAGGGCAAGGATGTGATCAATCTCGTTCAGCTCTCGGGCGCGCCCGGTGAACGCGAGATGTGCGGCACCAAAAGTGGCGTGCACTCCTCAGCCGACTTCGCCGGCAAAACGCTCGGCGTCACCGATCTCGGTTCCGGAACCGACGAGCTCACCCAATTTCTCGCATCCCAGCACGGCATTTCGAGGACCGGGTATCACACGCTCGCCGTCGGCGACGGCTCAACGGCGATTGCGGCAATCCAGCGCGGTTCGGCCGACTGCGTCATGACAACCCAGCCGACGGTCGGCGCGCTCACAACGAAGAAACTCGCCTACACGGCAGTCGACCTCGCCACGACGGCGGGTGCGACCAAGGCACTCGGCGGCGCCTGGCCGGCCGCCGGCCTGCTGGCCCGCGCGGACTGGGTGAAGTCCCACACGGATGCCGCCCAAAAGGTCGTCGACGCGTTGGTCGCCACGATGCACTGGATCAGCACGCACTCTGCGGCGGACATCGCAAACAAGCTCCCTGCGGCTTTCGTGCAGAACAGCACCATCACCAAGGCGCAGTACATCGCGGGTCTGACCACCGACAAGTCCCAGTTCCTGCCGGACGGCATCATGCCCGCCGGCGGGCCGAAGGTGATCTTCGCCATGGAGAAGGGGAACGGCGTCGACACCTCCAAGGTCAGCATCGCCGGCACGTTCACCAACAAGTACGCAATCGCGGCCAACAAACTGGAGGGATTCACGACGACGACCAAGCCTGCCGGCGCTGCCGGTTGA
- the dhaK gene encoding dihydroxyacetone kinase subunit DhaK, translating into MKKFINRVESVLADSLVGLAAAHPELRVDRVNRVVFRKEPIRPGKVALISGGGSGHEPLHTGFVGLGMLDAACAGEIFTSPTPDQIVAATSALCEANAGAGALYIVKNYTGDVMNFEMAAELTAGLAAGLTAVQVRTVVIADDVAVEDSTFTAGRRGTGATVLLEKIVGAAAEEGQDLASVAALAERVAASARSMGVALTAGTVPAAGRPSFDLDDDELELGVGIHGEPGRHRVPMTDAAHVAAQLVEPILADFDFTGAPTIVMVNGMGATPLIELYIVYGEVARLLADAGITVARNLVGNYITSLDMAGCSVTLLRADDELLRLWDAPVSTPALRWGV; encoded by the coding sequence ATGAAGAAGTTCATCAACCGCGTTGAGTCGGTCCTCGCTGACTCGCTGGTGGGGCTCGCCGCCGCGCACCCGGAACTGCGGGTCGACCGGGTCAATCGGGTGGTCTTTCGGAAGGAGCCGATCCGGCCGGGCAAGGTGGCGTTGATTTCCGGCGGTGGGAGTGGGCATGAACCGCTGCACACGGGTTTCGTCGGCCTTGGCATGCTCGATGCCGCGTGCGCTGGCGAGATCTTCACCTCGCCGACGCCCGACCAGATCGTGGCGGCAACCAGTGCCTTATGCGAGGCGAATGCCGGTGCAGGCGCACTGTACATCGTGAAGAACTACACCGGCGACGTGATGAACTTCGAGATGGCAGCGGAGTTGACGGCGGGGTTGGCCGCCGGGTTGACCGCGGTGCAGGTGCGCACCGTTGTGATTGCCGACGATGTCGCGGTCGAAGATTCGACGTTCACGGCGGGCCGGCGCGGAACCGGTGCAACTGTGCTGCTGGAGAAGATCGTCGGCGCTGCCGCGGAGGAGGGCCAGGATCTTGCCAGCGTGGCGGCGCTCGCGGAGCGGGTGGCGGCATCCGCTCGGTCGATGGGGGTTGCGCTCACTGCAGGAACGGTGCCGGCGGCGGGCCGACCGAGCTTCGACCTCGATGACGACGAGTTGGAACTCGGTGTTGGCATTCACGGCGAGCCCGGTCGTCACCGCGTGCCGATGACGGATGCCGCGCACGTCGCCGCGCAACTGGTCGAGCCGATTCTGGCGGATTTCGACTTCACCGGTGCGCCCACGATCGTGATGGTCAATGGCATGGGGGCAACTCCGCTGATCGAGTTGTACATCGTGTATGGCGAGGTGGCGCGACTGCTGGCCGATGCGGGCATCACGGTTGCCCGCAATCTGGTCGGCAACTACATTACGTCGCTCGATATGGCCGGCTGCTCAGTCACGCTACTGCGCGCGGACGACGAGTTGCTGCGGCTCTGGGATGCGCCGGTGAGCACTCCGGCGCTGCGCTGGGGTGTGTAG
- a CDS encoding TipAS antibiotic-recognition domain-containing protein, producing MRMPPGRAPAVALPARGPAISISFACVLSQLDPIAEACRALRPDAVAGPRDTPRRADTCRAGVGASRRDRACPASLGRDRPDAAGTLREQRDQVAERIAHLKQLSTGLDRMIEAHERGLLLAADQQAAIFGPGWNPDWPSQAHARWGNSPQWARYAERAATRSPEEWQAIADTTAELDRDLGSAMGAGVTPGSVEANRLVERHREAFTAYFPVTRQMHLRLGRMYEADPAFAGHYNGIRPGLAAWLRRIIDASARAHDIDPDTATWQ from the coding sequence ATGCGGATGCCCCCGGGGCGGGCGCCGGCGGTGGCGCTGCCCGCACGGGGGCCTGCAATCAGCATCAGCTTCGCCTGCGTGCTGAGTCAGCTCGATCCGATCGCCGAGGCCTGCCGCGCGCTGCGTCCGGACGCGGTGGCCGGGCCGCGAGACACCCCGAGACGCGCCGACACCTGTCGGGCAGGTGTCGGCGCGTCTCGGCGTGACCGTGCGTGCCCTGCATCACTGGGACGAGATCGGCCTGACGCGGCCGGCACGTTGCGCGAACAACGAGACCAGGTCGCCGAACGGATCGCGCACCTCAAGCAGCTGAGCACCGGATTGGACCGGATGATCGAGGCACACGAGCGCGGCCTGCTGCTTGCAGCTGACCAGCAGGCCGCGATCTTCGGTCCGGGCTGGAACCCGGACTGGCCCTCCCAGGCGCACGCACGCTGGGGGAACAGTCCGCAATGGGCGCGGTACGCCGAGCGTGCGGCTACTCGTAGTCCGGAAGAATGGCAGGCCATCGCCGACACCACGGCCGAACTCGATCGTGACCTCGGGAGCGCGATGGGTGCCGGTGTGACGCCTGGCAGCGTGGAGGCGAACCGTCTCGTTGAGCGGCATCGCGAGGCCTTCACCGCCTACTTTCCGGTCACCCGGCAAATGCACCTGCGCCTCGGCCGCATGTATGAAGCCGATCCGGCGTTCGCAGGCCACTACAACGGCATCCGTCCCGGCTTGGCGGCCTGGTTGCGTCGAATCATCGACGCAAGCGCCCGCGCCCACGACATCGACCCGGACACAGCGACCTGGCAATAA
- a CDS encoding serine hydrolase domain-containing protein, translating into MHSIRTKTRSAVAATAHRRGRGWVVLGLGAAVMLAVSGCTAGASSATPTQVPTVKPVAGSAAACVPNPKQVATQKDTQSTKPMPAALAGKYDAVITAEFAKVRESAPSVIVGVRSPKGTWEKAYGLADIATKTASTTDMYQRVGSVTKTFVATAVLQLADQGKLSLDDPIDDYVAGVPNGTHITLRELITMTSGLGNYAGDPQWYSDALSQPERQWTPRELLDVAYSMPTSFPPGTNWEYSNTNYILLGQVIEYVTGKPWEDVVTEQILKPLHLTSTQLPTGNIMPSPHANGYTHDTIAIIGATPTNAWTDATDFTPSCAGAAGSMISRVGDLLTWGRALATGQGMLPTPAQVQRLSSFGSTHGFGAGFFYGDGLECSNGWIGHGGTITGYNTELRYNPSIQTTVVVEATGDGATATPPRVLTNEVLASALAKIAGHAYPAVVIPPAAQVQGPLAPDPFSE; encoded by the coding sequence ATGCACAGCATCCGCACGAAGACGCGATCGGCCGTGGCGGCCACCGCTCACCGGCGCGGACGCGGGTGGGTGGTATTGGGACTGGGGGCCGCGGTCATGCTGGCGGTCAGCGGATGCACAGCCGGCGCCTCATCGGCGACGCCGACACAGGTCCCGACGGTGAAGCCGGTGGCGGGGTCGGCCGCCGCGTGCGTGCCCAACCCGAAGCAGGTGGCGACGCAGAAGGACACGCAGTCGACCAAGCCGATGCCGGCAGCTCTGGCTGGCAAGTATGACGCGGTTATCACGGCCGAGTTCGCCAAGGTGAGGGAGTCGGCGCCGTCGGTGATTGTCGGGGTGCGTAGTCCCAAGGGCACGTGGGAGAAGGCGTACGGTCTGGCGGATATCGCCACCAAGACGGCCTCGACGACGGACATGTACCAACGGGTCGGGTCGGTCACCAAAACCTTTGTGGCCACGGCGGTGCTGCAGCTGGCGGACCAGGGCAAGTTGTCGTTGGACGATCCGATCGATGACTACGTGGCCGGGGTGCCCAACGGCACCCACATCACGCTGCGTGAGCTGATCACGATGACCAGCGGCCTGGGCAATTACGCCGGCGACCCGCAGTGGTACAGCGATGCGCTCTCGCAGCCGGAGCGGCAGTGGACGCCGCGGGAGCTGCTAGACGTGGCGTACAGCATGCCGACGTCGTTTCCACCCGGAACGAACTGGGAGTATTCGAACACGAACTACATTCTCCTCGGCCAGGTCATCGAATACGTGACAGGGAAGCCCTGGGAGGATGTGGTCACAGAACAGATCCTGAAGCCGTTGCACCTGACCTCCACGCAGCTGCCGACCGGCAACATCATGCCCAGCCCGCACGCGAACGGATACACCCATGACACGATCGCAATCATCGGGGCGACCCCGACGAACGCGTGGACCGACGCCACCGACTTCACGCCGTCGTGCGCGGGGGCGGCCGGTTCGATGATCAGCAGGGTCGGCGACCTGCTGACCTGGGGGCGGGCGCTTGCGACCGGGCAGGGCATGCTGCCGACACCCGCGCAGGTGCAACGACTCTCGTCCTTCGGATCGACGCATGGTTTTGGTGCCGGGTTCTTCTACGGTGACGGGCTCGAGTGCAGCAACGGATGGATCGGCCACGGAGGCACTATCACCGGCTACAACACGGAGCTGCGATACAATCCGAGCATCCAGACTACCGTCGTCGTCGAAGCCACCGGAGATGGCGCAACGGCCACCCCGCCGCGCGTGCTCACCAACGAAGTGCTCGCCTCGGCCCTCGCGAAGATCGCAGGCCACGCCTACCCGGCCGTCGTCATCCCGCCCGCCGCGCAGGTGCAGGGGCCTCTCGCCCCCGACCCCTTCTCGGAGTGA